AACAAATATAAGGTCTTCCCATTCCAAATTACTCATTCTCAGCCCAAACTTATATTTTGGGCCCGaacaattatatacatatatatacacacacacacataaaataCCTTTCCAGAGCATAAACGATATATTGTCGTCATACAACTCTGTATTTTGTTGGtaagaaagcatttttggaCTAGTATAGTAATATAATCCACCTAACTATTGTATACCAGCTCATAGAAAAGAAATTCGTGTACCTCGTCTCGGAGGCTCACATGAGTCACAACGGAACCAAATTTGGCAATGCACAAGAATGTCATGGAATCTCAACTCACTTCCttcaatttttcttgttttcattCCACCTAACTATCCATGCTTCTGATCCGAAAATTCAAACCCCtcattcattttttgttttgctttttccTTTCTCGAGACCATTAAAGATCCAAGAAGGAGTAATGTTCTTCATACCATcttaggtggcatttgatgtggacatccacatcatttgaattaatcagatttttaaatttagttcattatttaataaactaataattaagaaaaactaattaaataaatgatgattgtagtATACGAGGAgtttttctccttcatttccttaggttttgcaaatttttcaaatgatgtagttgtccacatcagatgccacctaagatggtatagaaatgtggtacaaaaacatggaatgaatagcattactcgtCCAAGAAGTCTAAACTCTTCCCCCATTAAGTCATTTactacaaaccctaacccttcATTACTACCCTCAACCGCCCCCCACCTTCACACCTCTTCACCACTCGGCGCACAACCCCTATATAAACCATATGTTCACAGAGAGAAAAACCACCAagaggtagagagagaaagagagagagagagagatccagAGTTGCCAAAGATGGAGATGTGGCGTGTCATTTTGGTGCTTGCTTTCTCATCAGCGCTACTGCATGCAACTAGTGCACGCAAGGTGCCTGGTGATGATGGTCATGGCAGCACAACTGAGCACACAATGGTTGTGCATGCAAGTGCACCAGCGGCAGAGTCACCTACTGGCCTTCGTGACAAGAAGTGCATCTTTGGCGGCGTTGGTGGGTTTGCAGGGATGGGAGGGTTTGCTGGAGTTGGCGGGGTGATGCCGGTTCTTGGTGGAATTGGTGGAGGTATTGGTAAAGTTGGTGGAATTGGTGGAGGGATTGGTAAAGTTGGTGGAATAGGAGGAGTAGGAggtattggtggtggtggtcttGGCGGAGTTGGCGGAGTTGGCGGATTAGGCGGTGCTGGTGGCGCTGGTGGTCTTGGTGGTCTTGGTGGTGCAGCTGGCGGTGGCGTTGGTGGTGCAGCTGGCAGTGGCGTTGGTAGTGGAGCTGGTGCCCTTCTTCCACATCCTTGATCATTTGTCGAGGGTTTCATGACTTTGCGTGCATGCATAGCTAGCTATCCAATTAGTAGATTGATCTTTTTGTTAAACTAGTGGTTGGTCCTTGTTTCAAGTTTCTACTTTTTGTCACTGTCGGTTTCTAGCCCGTACTTTGATTGTTGGCTTGTCTCTATGACATGCATCGATCTTAATTATGAATGTATCTGCTTTCAGTTCTAGTGCTTTCTAGTTAATTATGGTTGAAGGAAATTAATCTTTGTCCTTGAAATCATATATTATCCAGATTCTAGTCCATCATTGATTataaaaggaaaatgaaaactTGATAATTTTGATTATAAGCATAATATGATCTCAACACAGATTATGATACCAActccaaaataacaaaaacggccttttcatttttttcatgagATAAATGCCAGGCAAGTGACCATTCTCAAAATATCACAATCTTGAGGTTAAGAAGATGTACACTTTCATGTCATCTCATGTCTTGTTGGCtatacattaattaattaatttgtggaGGAAATTATAATTTGGAACAAATTAAATTGATCTGGATTACCCTGTGAATAGGGAtgatagagatttttttttttttcaaatcaccAGTCTTAGGTTTCAACTCTTGCACTTTTCataatttagataaatttaatgtatattattattattattattatttgtttcgaATCCAAATCCTCCTACCTCCTCatttgtaaaaagaaaaaataaatttaattgatCTCAACTAATTTGTCTAGGTCTCTTCATCTTGGCAGTGGTGCTCCCACTAATATTAATGGATCTATACTGAACTTCCATTTGCATGGATACCACCTGTACGGCTTGGACATGCCATGCAGAGGGGCATATGTCTGTATAATTAATGAGATCATGCCAATTCAGTATTATGATctagtagtattcttcttcacttatattatggtttagtggtattcttccTCACTTTCTGATTTAGCTCAATAAAAAAATGTCacgtattttttatttttaaaaatcaagaaaaattaaataacataaattttcattatttttttaaaacaataaaacaagTGTTAAAATATTATTGGACAAAATAGAAATTGAGTATTCATTAGTAAGTACTTAAGTATTATCCCAAATACAATAGAGAAAAAACATTTGGAGGAGTCATCAATTATTTTAGCTTTCCACTACCATTTGAAGATTCTCTattcattgaattttttttcaaaaaaaatatgattttacGATTGTTGGGGACCTTTTCATCGAGCTGGATTTGGACTTCGATGGAAACTCTCAGCTCTCTGGTTCTTTTTTGACATCAAGTTCTAAAATACTTTGAAAGAATTAGCATGTCTTTGGAATCGTTCCAAATGAATCAATGACTCTTGTTTAACAATGATTAAATGATTACAATAAATTGTGACTTGCCTGAGTAAAGCGTGGAGTGAAAGCTAAAAGTTCACTGGTTTAGTGTGAGAGAGAGCCTGTGCTTGCTTGCATGATTTAAGGATGACTAATCTAAGGTTTCTCATAAATTCACAATTTTACAAAGACTAAGGAAGCTTAAGGGAAGACTCATAATAAAAGGAAAGCGTATCCCTCAAGAACTAGGGTTTCCTGACTTAGAGGAAGCTTGCTCTACTTGATGTGTTTTTATCCTGGTTTATTCCTTCCTTTCATCGTTGTCCTCTTTCATCGTACTGACTTCTCTTGTTTATAGGTGCACAGATTCCTTCAAGTTCCAGTTAGGGGAATCCCTTGGTTTCCTCCCTTTTCCCTATTTTGCTAAGTTCTCTTTCCCTTTCCATGGTTACAACTACAAAGTTCTTCTTGGGTATAACACCGCAGAGGGTTGCTAGCCTCGTGAAGCCTTGGTTGAACACACTGCCCAGAGTTCCTCCTTTTCTGCACCAAATCCCACATCAAGACTCCATCTTTGGCAACGCTCCTATCTATTTTATCTCTCATTTTCCTGTATGTGCTTGGAAGGGGAAAGCTATTTCTCTACTCATTAAAGAGGCATGCGACTCTAGGTCAAAACGTGATCTCGTTTTGGGTTCGAACTGGTCAGCTCTGGGCTTTGGTTGTTTCCCAAGTGTCTTTGGTTCTCTCTCAAACTTTCCCATATGAAATTAAAATCATGGACTTGGATTTTTGGTGCTTCCAAGTAGTCCAAAATCCTTCACAATCCTAATTTTACGTAGACCGAATAAACTTTCGTAACCATCCACACCATGATGGCAAGCTCCGTTATGTGGCTTGGGCCCACTCAAGCATGTAGCATGATTGGTATTATTTATAACGTTAATAGCATGGGTTGGCATGATATATAaatgggatactttggatgtggtctctaatccttaacattctttgattaaaaccttaatggtattcaaagtttgatcaaagtcccttgactttgtacacctcattatattactattaatatttatagttttatagttttgacattaattgtttgatattttatgagatttataatcctataaatttaaaatcccttattataatactattagaaacggttacaataaaataattcaaacattttgattgaataaatggataaaaattatgtaaaaataagaaataataaatggcaaaagaatgtatccatagtgttaaaaaaattggtacattttacaaaaaaattggtacatttcacatatgtacattaataaagaagaatgggtacattataaataaattagggtacatataaaagattaaaaaattatgagtaaaatgacttttttaaaaatataggccctaaaagaaattaatacatgggtgcaaaataaaactaaaaagaaaatactacaaatttaaaaaaaaaaatgttgcaaattaaaagtgggtacaaactaaaaatataaatatatgatacaaagtttaggcataaaacataaatataccatatgtaaattttctatcattgattaaatatacaatttcacgtgacggtatacacatgggtacaaacacaaataaaactttagaaaatatgggcacaaaaagaaactaatatatgcgtacaaattaaaaatgaaaagaaaattggtacaaattaaaaaatatttgcaaattaaaaataggtacaaactaaaaataaaaatatatgataaaatatttagccataaatataaatatactaattgtaacatttttaacactaaaggaatatatttaaaaataaaaatattttattaatcaaataattaatgatgttattaatacccaaggaccttaaaattaaaaataaataggattttaatcaatggagtaacaaaaagaagaatgtgaacctaatttccaCTATATAAATACACATGTTTTGCATGGGCAGGGTACGTTTATGCAAATGTTCAAttggtaaattattattttattgacgTAGCGTGATTGTAAATTTACATACCTCTCATTTTCGTACTTTTGCATGAATTTAAGCAGCTTCTGACATATTTGCAATAATtgagctttaagatacaattggacttcttgatgaaatttttggacCCTATCAACGATCTCAAAGCTATGCAGTGTAGTATATGTGATGTTTTCTTTttgggaactgttattagcactccaaaaatcttattataCATTTcttataagtgtatttttctttctaattataaaaaatttagagtgcaaaataagattttttgaatgctaataacaattcctttcttttttacttttccaAAGAAATGCTGAACATGCATTCCAACCTCaaactctttatttttctttattacCTCGGGAAAATTACTGTTGTCTTTTGGAACTGGCACATGAGTCGAAATTTGAAACGATATATACTGTGTCAACATTACTCAACATAATATGTATACCGTTACTAATAAATTTCTTGGATAGAATCGGAAGTCCCATGAAATGATCAGACAGATTTCATGTTTATGTAAATCCATTAAATGTTTTACATTACtgcatatatatacatagacatagtataaaaaattgaaaatatgagTACACCCCTTGAAActcaattttctttaattaaaaccTATCATGATAAATTTCTCTAAcaaaaacccaatgactaggctCCAACTAAGCAGTATCCATAATTAAGTTTGACTtggcaaaatttttatttttggatgtcTAAATTACCCCTAATAACACTTACTTTGGGTCTCTCTCACTTATTATCTCCATTTATTGtacattatttcattcaattaaatGTTCAAATATTTACATGATACAAATGTTCCTTATATGGTTGTTTTCACATGATGCTAACAGGTAAATTAGTATATcatacaaatataaaaaagttaatttattcaaaattatcaatattttaaatgtaacataggtaaattattttgcaccACATATATAACAATATAAGTTCCTAGTAAATTATGTAAtcatatatgcaaaataatttacctacaaaataaataaatattttttatgcaaaattaattaaataccaatattttgcaaaaaaaatatatatataaaacaatttacctacatgcaaaataatttacctacaaaataaaagaatgtcgATTGATTGCACACTCTATATAAATAACAAAATGTGGCtagtacatatgtaatatcacatgaaaaataatttacctacaaaataaataaatgttttttgccaattgattcaaattaattaattacatattattttacataaaaatatagataaattatttgtacgcatatatataattttaacaaaatGTGTCTAATACATactgcaaaataatttacctacaatgattgtcaaacaaataaaagaaatgaaatataTGATGGTAAGAGAAGTACAAAGTagataattttataataataaggCACTTATTTCTCACAATTAAAGTGGATAATTTTTGTTTAAAGGAATTATGGTGGATAATTAAATTCATTAACATAATTAGAGTGTTGTGGCACAATTGTAAATAGTTTGAAaataataggtatttatttgtttacatggCAGTCTActtcaaatttgggttttatttggatgtttacAATGAAATGGGTTTTTGTCAAGGAAATAAATGTTGCATGGActtatatctaaagaaccctataaaaaatcaatcaacAGATAGTCAATTTACAGAAAATAATATAAGGGAATTAAGCTTTATTTTGGATTAATGCAGCCTAGAAACAAGGCCACAATTCTTTTATGAATTATTACAAGTTTTTACAGGTATATGACCAACATGAGCACTCTCTCTTTAGCCAACCAACctccaccaccgccaccaccgccgccgccaccaccactTCTTCCACTGttcccaaaaccaaaacctCCACCATATCCACCCGAATCCCCTCCAcctcccccacccccacccccaccacctccacctccaccattGCCACCAAAATCACTATCACTCCCTTCTCCACAGCCACAGCAATCATCTCCTCGGCCAGTACCTGCAAAGTCACACTTATTGTCCTGTTGAAGTCTATTCCCACCCGCAACTCCAGTGCCCTCTTCACCACTTTTGTAGCCACCACAATTGTCGCCATTGCTTTCATCCGGCCGCCTACAATAAGAAAGCTTACATAGTGTTTTACTTGGCAAACGTAATGCATTTATATAAGAATATGAACTTTGAatgaaaatacaagaaaatGTGTTGCATGCATGGCACCATGTAAATCTGTGAGACTGTAACTCCCGTGAGGGCAGGGCAGACGACCTCGTTTTTGTTAGTACTGACTTGATTGTAATTGTTGAAGCTTGACCATTATGCATGGGACAGGGTCCGTGAATCTGATGAAAATCAGACCAGAAAGTTTATTGTTCCAACGTGGCCCTGTACATGTTTGGTCCTACTTTTCTTCAGTCTAACGATGATTATGAGGGAAGCTTCAAAAGGTTTGTTTGAGTAACATCCTTATGGAATATgttcttttattgttttttaataatttaaacagtctaatttttaaaatttctctCTTCAATATTATTCTTGCAAAATTTATCGaaattcaaaatcattttatGACCACTTAATTAAATGTTAGTCTTTTCAGATTTGTTCAAGAGGTTTCAGATTTGTCCATTGTTTGGggtcataaataaaaaagtttgcGAGGCCATTCATTTTTTAGAACTGTATTATAATTCTTGtaaagtttcaaattttgataaATCTTTTgtgtaagattaaaaattaaatttaatctTTTGACTCTGTGTTTATGTCAGCATTCATATTCACATTACAATTCACTTTCAAAAATTtgttaatttcattaaaaaaacgTTACTCTTTTAACATCTCATTTATATCTTCATTTcttattgttttaattaaattgaactTCACATAATTGAGCATCAACCAAACTATTTTTGATCCTCCATCCAAATTTAACCCACTGTATATTCGGATCACTATGTCAATCCATGTGAAAACCTATTATGTTTCAATCATAAGAGGAATTCTACAAAAGTATGATTGTACGTACACTATGATACCTAAACTAATTCATTGCACCTAAACGTACAGCATACTTAAATTAAGGTACCTAACAAGGAAAATATTGTATCTAGACTATTGTACCTACACAATGGCACCTAGTCTAATGAATGTACCTACATTAGGTACCTACGCTAATATACAATGCAAAACTGTCATATGAatgaaaaattttgaaaaattgtcaCCTGTAACCTGCACAGGTGTGTCTGCACCCCCTGAGTGGACGAGAAAGAAAGGATTTCTTAAGCAACCCCCCCCCAGCACTACTACAATTAACAATTTGAGCGATGAAGCAGAGTTTGTTGCGCAAAGACAAAAAACGTCGCCTGAAAATTAGCACGACGAAACCTTCGTCGCGTGGAAACTGTCGCACAAAGGTTGTGAAAGAAGGGTTTGCGTGACGTAGCTTACATCATCGTCTCACAAAAAGGGATTTGCATGACGACAATAACATGCGTCATGCAAAATATTTTGCGTGATGCAGCTTGCTCTCATTGTTGCGCAAAGATAGGTGCGCAACGTAGGTTATTGTTGTCGCGCAAATCTATTTTGCGCAACGTAGCTTACGCCATCGTCACGCAAagttattgttttatttttttgacaaaatattttttatttaatttttataaaaagtttGATTAAACTATA
The nucleotide sequence above comes from Malus sylvestris chromosome 16, drMalSylv7.2, whole genome shotgun sequence. Encoded proteins:
- the LOC126607624 gene encoding glycine-rich protein 5-like gives rise to the protein MEMWRVILVLAFSSALLHATSARKVPGDDGHGSTTEHTMVVHASAPAAESPTGLRDKKCIFGGVGGFAGMGGFAGVGGVMPVLGGIGGGIGKVGGIGGGIGKVGGIGGVGGIGGGGLGGVGGVGGLGGAGGAGGLGGLGGAAGGGVGGAAGSGVGSGAGALLPHP